The proteins below come from a single Paracoccus sp. SCSIO 75233 genomic window:
- a CDS encoding YdiU family protein, producing MTAPEFNNSYTDLPPRMFAQVAPAGSPDPELIALNETLAARLGLSTDWLRSEAGMAMLSGNALPEGAASIAQAYAGHQFGHLSPQLGDGRALMIGEVVAPDGKRFDLQLKGAGRTPFSRQGDGKSWLGPVLREYLDSEFMAAVGVPTTRALAAVATGERVQRETVLPGGIMTRVAASHIRVGTFEYFGIRGDLEALRALCDHVMARHYPEASSPLEMLEMVVAAQARLVAHWMALGFIHGVMNTDNMAVSGETIDYGPAAFMDGYHPDRVFSSIDRHGRYAWSQQPHVAVWNLAQLASCLIPLMGSDQDKAIADATRVVHSFPATYQAAWMDRFCAKIGLFPSAEGKALIDRLLDLMASEQADFTRVFAGLSDGTARDEFLNREAFDDWQHDWQAQSPDTGLMRRTNPVRIPRNHRIEQAIQAAVAGDYAPFHRLDAALRAPFENRAAWDDLSNPPLAEERVTRTFCGT from the coding sequence ATGACCGCGCCTGAATTCAACAACAGCTATACCGACCTGCCGCCGCGCATGTTTGCGCAGGTGGCACCCGCTGGCAGCCCCGACCCGGAGCTGATCGCGCTGAATGAAACGCTGGCAGCACGGCTGGGGTTGAGCACCGACTGGTTGCGAAGCGAGGCCGGGATGGCGATGCTGTCGGGGAATGCCCTGCCCGAAGGCGCGGCCTCGATCGCGCAGGCCTATGCCGGGCATCAGTTCGGGCATCTGTCGCCGCAGCTTGGCGACGGTCGGGCGCTGATGATCGGTGAGGTTGTTGCGCCGGACGGGAAACGCTTCGATCTGCAATTGAAGGGCGCGGGCCGGACGCCATTCTCGCGGCAGGGTGATGGCAAAAGCTGGCTTGGCCCGGTGCTGCGCGAATATCTCGACAGCGAATTCATGGCGGCGGTTGGCGTGCCGACCACCCGCGCCCTCGCCGCCGTCGCGACCGGCGAGCGGGTGCAGCGTGAAACCGTCCTGCCCGGCGGCATCATGACCCGTGTCGCGGCGAGCCATATCCGCGTCGGCACATTCGAATATTTCGGCATTCGCGGCGATCTGGAGGCGTTGCGGGCGCTGTGCGATCATGTAATGGCGCGACATTACCCCGAAGCATCCTCGCCCCTTGAGATGCTGGAGATGGTCGTCGCCGCGCAGGCCCGGCTGGTGGCGCATTGGATGGCGCTCGGCTTTATCCACGGGGTGATGAACACCGATAACATGGCGGTTTCGGGCGAGACGATTGATTACGGTCCCGCTGCGTTCATGGATGGGTATCACCCGGATAGGGTCTTTTCCTCCATCGACCGGCATGGCCGCTATGCCTGGTCGCAGCAGCCGCATGTGGCAGTGTGGAACCTCGCCCAGCTCGCCTCCTGCCTGATCCCGCTGATGGGGTCGGATCAGGACAAGGCCATCGCGGACGCCACGCGGGTGGTGCATAGTTTTCCGGCGACTTATCAGGCGGCGTGGATGGACCGGTTCTGTGCAAAGATCGGTCTGTTCCCCTCGGCGGAAGGGAAAGCCCTGATCGACCGGCTGCTGGATCTGATGGCGTCGGAGCAGGCGGATTTCACCCGTGTCTTTGCCGGTTTGTCCGACGGCACGGCGCGGGACGAGTTCCTCAATCGCGAGGCCTTCGACGACTGGCAACACGACTGGCAGGCCCAAAGCCCCGACACCGGGCTAATGCGGCGCACCAATCCCGTCCGCATCCCGCGCAATCACCGGATCGAGCAGGCCATTCAGGCAGCGGTCGCGGGCGATTACGCACCGTTCCACCGGCTCGATGCCGCATTGCGCGCGCCGTTTGAAAATCGCGCCGCGTGGGACGATCTGTCCAATCCCCCCCTTGCGGAGGAGCGCGTGACCCGCACATTCTGCGGCACATGA
- a CDS encoding endonuclease/exonuclease/phosphatase family protein codes for MKLRIASYNLHKCRGLTGPHAPERNLQVIADLAPDIIALQEVDFRFGARPEALPRGMIEEMTGLVPVEMRTTGETSLGWHGQSVLLRPNLAEMAETRRLPLPGLEPRGAIALRVNGLTLIAVHLGLARSSRRAQLARLAAKAARLAGDAVVVMGDFNEWRDDRGLESLGALHVLAPGPSYPAPMPRLRLDRMALSPGIEILDHGVGDSQLARRASDHLPIWAEIRLS; via the coding sequence ATGAAACTTCGCATCGCCAGCTACAATTTGCACAAATGTCGCGGCCTGACCGGCCCGCATGCCCCCGAACGCAATTTGCAGGTCATCGCCGACCTCGCCCCCGACATCATCGCCTTGCAGGAGGTCGATTTCCGCTTCGGCGCCCGCCCCGAAGCCCTGCCGCGCGGTATGATTGAAGAAATGACCGGGCTGGTGCCGGTCGAGATGCGTACGACCGGAGAAACCTCGCTCGGCTGGCACGGGCAGTCGGTGCTGCTGCGTCCCAATCTGGCGGAGATGGCCGAAACCCGACGCCTGCCCCTGCCGGGGCTGGAGCCGCGCGGCGCGATTGCGTTGCGGGTGAACGGGCTGACGCTGATTGCCGTTCATCTGGGCCTCGCCCGTTCCTCCCGCCGGGCGCAGCTTGCGCGGCTGGCGGCGAAGGCTGCGCGGCTGGCCGGGGATGCGGTCGTGGTGATGGGCGATTTCAACGAATGGCGCGATGATCGCGGGCTGGAATCGCTGGGCGCACTGCATGTGCTTGCCCCCGGCCCGTCCTATCCCGCGCCGATGCCACGGCTGCGGCTGGACCGGATGGCGCTGTCTCCGGGGATCGAGATACTGGATCATGGCGTGGGCGACAGTCAGCTTGCCCGCCGGGCCTCCGATCATCTTCCGATCTGGGCTGAAATACGGCTGTCATAA
- the eno gene encoding phosphopyruvate hydratase, protein MTAIIDIYAREILDSRGNPTVEVDVTLEDGTLGRAAVPSGASTGAHEAVEKRDGDKGRYLGKGVLEAVESVNTEIVEQLIGEDSTDQRAIDGLMIELDGTENKGRLGANAILGVSLAVAKAAADASGLPLYRYVGGTSAHVLPVPMMNIINGGEHADNPIDIQEFMIMPVSAENIRDAVRMGSEIFHTLKKELSAAGLSTGIGDEGGFAPNLSSTRDALDFILKAVEKAGYKPGDDIMLALDCASTEYFKGGKYEMAGEGKSLSPAENVDYLAALCGDYPILSIEDGCSEDDWEGWKLLTEKLGGSVQLVGDDLFVTNPKRLAEGIEKGCGNSLLVKVNQIGTLTETLDAVAMATRAGFTSVMSHRSGETEDATIADLAVATNCGQIKTGSLARSDRLAKYNQLIRIEETLGEAAVYAGKSILR, encoded by the coding sequence ATGACCGCCATTATCGATATTTACGCCCGCGAAATTCTCGACAGCCGGGGCAATCCGACTGTTGAAGTCGATGTCACGCTGGAAGACGGCACGCTGGGCCGTGCCGCTGTGCCCTCTGGCGCGTCGACCGGGGCGCATGAGGCTGTGGAAAAGCGCGATGGCGACAAGGGGCGCTATCTCGGCAAGGGTGTGCTGGAGGCGGTTGAGAGCGTCAATACCGAGATCGTCGAGCAGTTGATCGGTGAGGATTCCACCGATCAGCGTGCCATTGACGGGCTGATGATCGAACTCGACGGGACCGAGAACAAGGGCCGTCTGGGCGCGAATGCGATCCTCGGCGTCAGCCTTGCCGTGGCGAAGGCGGCGGCGGATGCCTCCGGCCTGCCGCTTTACCGCTATGTCGGCGGCACCTCGGCGCATGTGCTGCCGGTGCCGATGATGAACATCATCAATGGCGGCGAACATGCCGACAACCCGATCGATATCCAGGAATTCATGATCATGCCGGTCTCGGCGGAGAATATCCGCGACGCCGTCCGCATGGGCTCCGAAATCTTCCACACGCTGAAGAAAGAACTTTCGGCGGCGGGTCTGTCGACCGGGATCGGCGATGAGGGCGGCTTTGCGCCGAACCTGTCCTCGACCCGCGATGCGCTGGATTTCATCCTGAAGGCGGTCGAAAAGGCCGGATACAAGCCCGGCGACGACATCATGCTGGCGCTCGACTGCGCCTCGACCGAGTATTTCAAGGGCGGCAAATACGAGATGGCGGGCGAAGGAAAATCGCTGAGCCCGGCGGAGAATGTGGATTACCTCGCGGCGCTGTGCGGCGATTATCCGATCCTGTCGATTGAGGATGGCTGTTCGGAAGACGACTGGGAGGGCTGGAAACTGCTCACCGAGAAACTGGGCGGCTCGGTTCAGCTTGTCGGTGACGATCTGTTCGTGACCAACCCGAAGCGGCTGGCCGAGGGGATCGAGAAGGGCTGCGGCAACTCGTTGCTGGTCAAGGTGAACCAGATCGGCACGCTGACCGAGACGCTGGATGCGGTCGCGATGGCCACGCGCGCCGGGTTTACTTCGGTGATGTCGCACCGCTCGGGCGAGACCGAGGATGCCACAATTGCCGACCTCGCCGTTGCGACCAATTGCGGCCAGATCAAGACGGGTTCGCTGGCGCGTTCCGACCGGCTGGCGAAATACAACCAGCTGATCCGGATTGAGGAAACGCTGGGTGAGGCTGCGGTTTATGCGGGCAAGTCGATCCTGCGGTAG
- a CDS encoding trans-acting enoyl reductase family protein, with amino-acid sequence MRNLMIYGAYGYTGELIVRAAVERGHQPIIAGRSEGKLLPLAEELLLDYRAFNAEDAAEHLADVGTVLNCAGPFSRTAAPLVAACLDRKTHYVDITGEIPVFSHCHDLDEAARQAGVILCPGAGFDIVPTDCLAASLKERLPNAETINLAFSFGTKPSIGTAKTTLEALEHGGLVRRDHKLEQVGNAYDIRKIPFPEGDRWAATIPWGDVFTSGVSTGVPNGMVYAALPRSLAIAMRLASPFRGLLGKDSVKKRLEKMVEARFAGGPDDEARSEQRTEFWGEAIAPDGERVALSFSAPNVYSLTVDTAVEIAAWCQAQSGASGYATASMIMGADFITTRPGVSAMKEPPS; translated from the coding sequence ATGCGCAATCTCATGATTTACGGTGCTTATGGTTACACCGGCGAACTCATTGTCCGCGCGGCGGTTGAGCGCGGACACCAGCCGATCATCGCCGGCCGCAGCGAGGGCAAGCTGCTCCCGCTGGCTGAAGAGTTGTTGCTGGATTACCGCGCGTTCAATGCGGAAGATGCGGCGGAACATCTTGCGGATGTGGGAACGGTCCTGAACTGCGCCGGACCTTTCTCCCGGACGGCGGCACCGCTTGTCGCGGCCTGCCTTGACCGGAAAACCCACTACGTCGACATCACCGGAGAAATTCCCGTTTTCTCTCATTGTCACGATCTCGACGAGGCCGCGCGGCAGGCCGGTGTCATCCTGTGCCCCGGTGCGGGGTTCGACATCGTCCCGACCGATTGCCTCGCCGCGTCGCTGAAAGAACGCCTGCCGAATGCCGAGACGATCAATCTCGCCTTTTCCTTTGGCACGAAACCCAGCATCGGCACCGCGAAAACCACGCTGGAGGCGCTGGAGCATGGCGGGCTTGTCCGGCGCGATCACAAGCTGGAGCAGGTTGGCAACGCGTATGACATCCGCAAAATCCCCTTCCCCGAGGGCGATCGCTGGGCCGCGACGATCCCGTGGGGCGATGTCTTTACATCTGGTGTCTCAACCGGCGTGCCGAATGGCATGGTCTATGCCGCCCTGCCCCGGTCGCTGGCCATCGCGATGCGGCTTGCATCACCGTTCCGCGGATTGCTGGGCAAGGATTCGGTCAAGAAACGGCTCGAAAAAATGGTCGAAGCGCGCTTTGCTGGCGGACCAGATGACGAGGCGCGTTCCGAACAGCGGACCGAGTTCTGGGGCGAGGCCATTGCCCCGGATGGCGAGCGGGTTGCGCTGAGTTTTTCAGCCCCGAATGTCTATAGCCTTACGGTCGATACGGCGGTTGAGATTGCCGCGTGGTGCCAGGCCCAAAGCGGCGCTTCCGGTTACGCGACAGCATCCATGATCATGGGCGCGGATTTCATTACCACCCGCCCCGGCGTGTCAGCGATGAAGGAACCCCCTTCTTAA